The following are encoded in a window of Acidimicrobiia bacterium genomic DNA:
- a CDS encoding FGGY-family carbohydrate kinase, which produces MSNDGEITVGIDIGTGSVKAIAADADGNVVARSRVPHALQIPQPDQMQHDADEAWRRGPRAALEQLGDVRPRAVSVAAMVPSLTAVDADGIPRAPGLLYGDARGRTAEAGAGVNPAESGELLAFLRWLRDAYPGATGFWPAQSVANHALSGEAVLDTSTASTAYPLFDWVGWDEQLAKDLGITTDQLPRLVPTAWECGRVDGDDGPVLASGCIDALAEQIVAGADEDGDVMVILGTTLIVWSVTTSEQAPAGHYAIPHTTPGKMLVGGPSNAGGLFVNWATGWLRESSEPASPGAVPVWAPYPRGERVPYDDHTLRGALGRLDLTHDAAALRRAAFEASGFVARRMIDATARDTGTSPRRIIATGGGTRVDEWVQALADCTGLPVDCVAVPEGGALGSAYLARMAVGLETNMADAGRWARTGRRVEPDPAWAGAVAARYDEFLALSP; this is translated from the coding sequence GTGAGCAACGACGGCGAGATCACGGTCGGGATCGACATCGGCACCGGTTCCGTGAAGGCGATCGCGGCGGACGCGGACGGCAACGTCGTCGCGCGCTCGCGTGTGCCGCACGCGCTGCAGATCCCGCAACCCGACCAGATGCAGCACGACGCCGACGAGGCGTGGCGGCGAGGGCCGCGCGCCGCGCTCGAGCAGCTCGGCGACGTGCGGCCGCGTGCGGTCAGCGTCGCCGCGATGGTGCCCTCGCTCACGGCCGTCGACGCCGACGGCATCCCACGCGCGCCGGGCCTGCTCTACGGCGACGCGCGCGGACGCACGGCAGAGGCCGGAGCCGGCGTCAACCCGGCCGAGTCCGGCGAGCTCCTCGCCTTCCTCCGCTGGCTGCGCGACGCCTATCCGGGCGCGACGGGCTTCTGGCCCGCGCAGTCCGTCGCGAACCACGCGCTGTCGGGCGAGGCGGTCCTCGACACGTCGACGGCGTCGACCGCGTACCCGCTCTTCGACTGGGTCGGATGGGACGAGCAGCTCGCGAAGGATCTCGGGATCACCACCGACCAGCTGCCGCGACTCGTCCCCACCGCGTGGGAGTGCGGGCGCGTCGACGGTGACGACGGGCCGGTCCTCGCGTCCGGTTGCATCGACGCACTCGCGGAGCAGATCGTCGCGGGTGCCGACGAGGACGGCGACGTCATGGTCATCCTGGGCACGACCCTGATCGTCTGGTCCGTGACCACGAGCGAGCAGGCACCGGCGGGTCACTACGCGATCCCGCACACGACGCCGGGCAAGATGCTCGTCGGTGGCCCGAGCAACGCGGGTGGGCTCTTCGTCAACTGGGCCACCGGGTGGCTGCGCGAGTCGTCGGAGCCCGCGTCGCCCGGCGCGGTTCCGGTGTGGGCGCCGTACCCGCGCGGTGAGCGCGTCCCCTACGACGACCACACGTTGCGGGGCGCGCTGGGCCGTCTGGACCTCACGCACGACGCCGCTGCGCTGCGCCGGGCCGCCTTCGAGGCGTCCGGGTTCGTCGCGCGTCGCATGATCGACGCAACCGCCCGCGACACCGGAACGAGCCCGCGCCGGATCATCGCGACCGGAGGCGGCACGCGGGTCGACGAGTGGGTGCAGGCGCTGGCCGACTGCACCGGTCTGCCCGTCGACTGCGTCGCGGTACCCGAAGGTGGCGCGCTCGGCTCGGCCTACCTCGCCCGCATGGCCGTGGGGCTCGAGACCAACATGGCCGACGCCGGCCGATGGGCGCGCACCGGCCGTCGGGTCGAGCCCGATCCGGCATGGGCCGGGGCGGTCGCGGCGCGATACGACGAGTTCCTCGCGCTCTCGCCGTGA